From Primulina huaijiensis isolate GDHJ02 chromosome 15, ASM1229523v2, whole genome shotgun sequence, one genomic window encodes:
- the LOC140958546 gene encoding uncharacterized protein translates to MKTRLNTPDPNFLQFPFSDGTRRQNHSATPRASSSPPENIEIRVCTNRTCRKQGSLDVLQVLSGIAPPSVAVNSCGCLGKCGLGPNIVILPEGILVGHCGTPKKAANTMSYVCGICDDEVENGAIKCLEALALRKRAEAEMERGDFSQANTLLTQAIDFKPFGGAHTLYKNRSAARLAMGDVSGALEDAKKASTLAPHYPQAYICEGDVFMAMDRFDAAEESYSIALELDPSIRRSKSFKAKIAKLQEKLSPANSG, encoded by the exons ATGAAGACAAGGCTCAACACTCCGGACCCGAATTTCCTCCAGTTTCCATTTTCCGATGGGACACGAAGACAAAATCACAGCGCGACGCCAAGAGCATCGTCTTCGCCTCCTGAAAATATCGAAATAAGGGTGTGTACGAATCGGACGTGCCGAAAGCAAGGATCGTTGGATGTGTTGCAGGTGCTTTCAGGGATTGCCCCTCCGTCTGTTGCGGTGAACTCTTGCGGCTGCCTTGGTAAGTGCGGGCTTGGCCCGAATATCGTCATTTTGCCGGAGGGTATTCTTGTTGGGCACTGCGGGACCCCCAAGAAGGCAGCGAATACGATGTCGTATGTTTGCGGGATTTGTGATGATGAGGTGGAGAATGGCGCGATCAAGTGTTTAGAAGCTCTGGCGTTGAGGAAGAGAGCGGAGGCTGAGATGGAACGGGGCGATTTCTCACAGGCTAATACTTTACTCACCCAG gCTATAGATTTTAAACCATTTGGTGGTGCCCataccctttacaagaacag GTCTGCAGCAAGGCTGGCAATGGGTGACGTATCTGGAGCACTTGAGGATGCTAAAAAGGCTTCGACACTTGCACCCCACTACCCTCAG GCGTATATTTGTGAAGGTGATGTTTTCATGGCCATGGATAGATTTGACGCTGCTGAGGAGTCCTACTCAATTGCTTTAGAGTTAGACCCATCTATTCGTCGTTCCAAATCATTCAAG gCTAAAATTGCAAAACTTCAAGAGAAACTTTCTCCTGCAAATTCTGGATGA